From a region of the Aeoliella mucimassa genome:
- a CDS encoding glycosyltransferase family 39 protein: MSSYEHNASTSRPEQRRRPIETGEAIAVVCLVVGLLVYHAFTIGRQSWFIDEANELVHCRVAWAEIIHVPDSMPPLYSYLLKAWTSTFGVETARWPSALCGIATVVAMWWYARQVVSQRIAVVAAGVLAISPFLLYYSQLVRAYSMFTLLACLTIGQFAITVRQPSKGKWALLGLLWVLGMFTHYYFAFVIVALWIIGLAADARRFVLPLLLTSIAAGVLSLPILISLKSDFAFQHDLREPRPLSLAAAAYTYVSFFSGYTLGPSKPELQTFPVREAAKQVMPWAVAIGGCSLLLGMAGIKRLASQRLASAVVLLAVLPIILAGGLGVATGITYNVRFVVWCIVPIAVLMASGMAESWPRWWGKLATIGLLVISLVAINNRTFVPRYQNEDLRAAAEFIEQEGEQASRVFVVSDYLSCVLDFYMAEPDRIAELPVAGEANQIIDSAADVQLAIDSMDQLTSTGEECWVVYSRAFHGDPEQLLLDRLLDDQQLELAAEFAGVRVYRHAAEQRE; encoded by the coding sequence ATGAGTTCCTACGAACACAACGCATCTACCAGTCGGCCAGAGCAGAGACGCCGACCCATCGAAACTGGCGAGGCGATTGCCGTTGTCTGCCTGGTTGTCGGTTTGCTCGTCTACCATGCGTTCACCATCGGGCGGCAATCGTGGTTCATCGACGAAGCCAATGAGTTGGTGCATTGTCGCGTCGCGTGGGCTGAGATTATTCACGTTCCCGACTCGATGCCGCCGCTCTATTCGTATCTGCTCAAAGCCTGGACTTCCACCTTTGGAGTAGAGACTGCGCGATGGCCATCTGCCCTCTGCGGGATAGCCACGGTGGTTGCTATGTGGTGGTACGCACGGCAGGTCGTTTCTCAACGAATCGCGGTGGTCGCTGCTGGTGTTTTGGCAATCTCCCCGTTCTTGCTGTACTACAGCCAGTTGGTGCGAGCGTATTCCATGTTCACCCTATTGGCCTGTCTCACCATCGGACAGTTCGCGATCACTGTGCGCCAGCCTTCCAAGGGCAAGTGGGCACTGCTCGGTCTCTTGTGGGTGCTCGGCATGTTCACGCATTATTACTTTGCGTTTGTGATCGTCGCACTATGGATCATCGGACTGGCTGCTGATGCGCGACGATTTGTTCTACCGCTGCTGCTCACGAGTATTGCGGCAGGCGTATTGTCATTGCCGATTCTGATATCACTCAAAAGCGACTTCGCATTCCAACACGATTTGCGAGAGCCCCGACCGCTGTCGCTGGCGGCTGCAGCCTACACCTACGTGTCGTTCTTTAGCGGTTACACACTGGGGCCTTCGAAGCCCGAGCTGCAAACGTTTCCCGTACGCGAGGCGGCCAAGCAGGTGATGCCTTGGGCGGTCGCGATTGGTGGCTGCTCGCTACTGCTGGGGATGGCGGGCATCAAACGATTGGCCAGCCAGCGACTCGCATCGGCGGTCGTACTGCTGGCGGTATTGCCAATCATATTGGCGGGCGGACTGGGCGTCGCGACTGGCATCACTTACAACGTACGATTCGTGGTGTGGTGCATTGTGCCGATCGCGGTGTTGATGGCGTCTGGCATGGCTGAAAGTTGGCCGCGGTGGTGGGGAAAGCTCGCAACCATCGGGCTGTTGGTGATATCCCTGGTGGCGATTAACAATCGCACGTTTGTTCCCAGGTACCAGAACGAAGACCTGCGTGCGGCTGCCGAGTTCATTGAACAAGAGGGAGAGCAAGCAAGTCGGGTGTTTGTGGTTTCCGACTATCTCTCTTGCGTGCTCGACTTCTACATGGCCGAGCCCGATCGTATTGCCGAACTTCCCGTCGCTGGCGAAGCGAATCAGATCATCGATTCGGCCGCAGACGTGCAGCTTGCGATCGATTCGATGGATCAGCTAACTAGTACCGGAGAAGAGTGCTGGGTGGTCTATTCGCGAGCATTTCATGGTGATCCCGAGCAGCTACTACTCGATCGCTTGCTCGACGACCAGCAATTAGAGCTTGCTGCTGAGTTTGCCGGGGTGAGAGTCTATCGGCATGCTGCCGAACAACGCGAGTAG
- the nqrF gene encoding NADH:ubiquinone reductase (Na(+)-transporting) subunit F has protein sequence MEPITIVYGVAMFTGVVVALVLLILFAKSQLVASGDVSIEINEQKTIHVPAGGKLLGALASEGIFVSSACGGGGTCAQCRVKVLDGGGDILPTEKTHINNREAREGCRLSCQVAVKQDMKVEVPDEAFETKKWECEVISNHNVATFIKEFKLKLPEGEDVNFKPGGYIQIECPPHEIHYKDFDIEEEYHEDWDKYNVWQYVSKVDEEVVRAYSMANYPGEKGMIMLNVRIASPPPRLPNVPPGKMSSYIFSKKPGDKVTISGPYGEFFIKDTDAEMVYIGGGAGMAPLRSHIFELFKERKTNRKVSYWYGGRSTRELFYVDEFRDIEKDFPNFKFNIALSDPMPEDNWDGYTGFIHQVLLENYLSTHPAPEDIEYYICGPPMMNAAVFKMLDELGVEKENIAYDDFGG, from the coding sequence ATGGAACCGATTACCATCGTTTACGGCGTTGCCATGTTCACCGGCGTGGTCGTGGCGCTCGTACTGCTCATTCTGTTCGCCAAGTCGCAATTGGTGGCATCGGGCGACGTATCGATTGAAATCAACGAGCAAAAAACGATTCACGTGCCAGCCGGCGGCAAACTGCTCGGAGCCCTGGCCAGCGAAGGCATCTTCGTTTCCAGCGCCTGCGGCGGCGGCGGAACCTGTGCTCAATGCCGAGTGAAGGTGCTCGACGGGGGTGGCGACATCCTGCCGACCGAGAAGACACATATCAATAATCGCGAAGCTCGCGAAGGCTGCCGGCTGTCGTGCCAGGTGGCCGTAAAGCAAGACATGAAGGTCGAGGTACCGGACGAAGCGTTCGAGACCAAGAAGTGGGAGTGCGAGGTCATCTCGAACCACAACGTCGCGACCTTCATTAAGGAATTCAAGCTCAAGCTGCCCGAAGGCGAAGATGTGAATTTCAAGCCGGGCGGTTACATCCAGATCGAATGCCCTCCGCACGAAATCCACTACAAGGACTTCGACATTGAAGAGGAGTACCACGAGGACTGGGACAAGTACAACGTTTGGCAATACGTGTCGAAGGTCGACGAAGAGGTGGTGCGAGCCTACTCCATGGCCAACTACCCTGGCGAGAAGGGCATGATCATGCTCAACGTTCGTATCGCCAGCCCACCGCCACGCCTGCCGAACGTTCCGCCTGGAAAGATGTCATCGTACATCTTCTCGAAGAAGCCCGGCGATAAAGTCACCATCAGTGGCCCTTACGGTGAGTTCTTCATTAAGGATACCGACGCCGAAATGGTTTACATCGGTGGTGGTGCTGGTATGGCTCCCTTGCGTAGTCACATTTTTGAACTGTTCAAGGAACGCAAGACCAACCGCAAAGTGTCCTACTGGTACGGTGGTCGTAGCACCCGCGAATTGTTCTATGTGGATGAGTTCCGCGATATCGAGAAGGATTTCCCGAACTTCAAGTTCAACATCGCCCTGTCCGACCCCATGCCCGAAGACAATTGGGATGGCTACACCGGGTTCATCCACCAGGTGCTGCTCGAGAACTACTTGAGCACGCATCCCGCGCCGGAAGACATCGAATACTATATCTGCGGTCCTCCCATGATGAATGCCGCGGTGTTCAAGATGCTGGACGAACTGGGCGTTGAGAAGGAAAACATCGCCTACGACGACTTCGGCGGATAA
- a CDS encoding NAD(P)/FAD-dependent oxidoreductase, producing MSQLQQIDMDTNNPPQRWAVVGGGMMGMTVAHRLAQAGQQVTLLEAAPELGGLTSAWNLGSVVWDRYYHVTLLSDSNLRGLLEEIGLEKELKWVETKTGFYANGRLYSMSNALEFLNFPPLRLLEKFRLGGTIFAASKMQNWKRLESIPVDEWLERWSGKGTFQKIWLPLLKAKLGDAYQKTSAAFIWAHINRMYKARRTGHKKEMFGYVPGGYARILDRLAEVLRDEGVEIVCDAAVQVAERTSTGEVDVQLKDGSRRAYDRVVFTIPSPHIAAACPQLSVDERRKLQSIEYLGIVCASMLLKKPISEYYVTNITDTWVPLTAVIEMSTIVDPAELGGHSLVYLPKYLAPGDETFHLSDDAIKERFLSTLEKMYSHFSREDVVAMQVARTRNVMAIPTLNYSERLPGMVTSVPGIFTVNSSHILKGNLNVNETIEVAEDAVRDVLLPALNEVSRETASAEPRPALPC from the coding sequence ATGAGTCAATTGCAGCAGATCGATATGGATACGAATAATCCCCCACAACGTTGGGCCGTGGTCGGTGGCGGCATGATGGGCATGACGGTTGCGCACCGCCTTGCCCAAGCGGGCCAACAGGTCACGTTGCTCGAAGCCGCACCAGAGCTGGGTGGTCTCACCAGCGCGTGGAATCTCGGCAGCGTCGTATGGGATCGCTACTATCATGTCACGTTGCTGTCGGATAGCAATCTGCGTGGGCTGCTTGAAGAGATTGGGCTAGAGAAAGAGTTGAAGTGGGTGGAAACCAAGACCGGGTTCTACGCGAACGGTCGGCTCTATTCCATGAGCAACGCGCTGGAGTTTTTGAACTTTCCCCCGCTGCGACTGCTAGAGAAGTTCCGCTTAGGGGGAACCATTTTCGCCGCGTCGAAGATGCAGAACTGGAAGCGGCTCGAGAGCATCCCGGTCGATGAGTGGTTGGAACGCTGGAGTGGCAAAGGTACTTTCCAGAAAATCTGGCTGCCGTTGCTGAAAGCGAAGCTCGGCGACGCCTACCAGAAGACCTCGGCCGCATTCATCTGGGCGCATATCAACCGCATGTACAAAGCCCGTCGGACTGGGCACAAGAAGGAGATGTTCGGCTACGTGCCAGGTGGGTACGCTCGCATTCTCGATCGATTGGCCGAGGTGCTTCGCGACGAGGGCGTCGAAATCGTCTGCGATGCGGCGGTGCAAGTGGCCGAACGCACTTCGACCGGCGAAGTGGACGTCCAACTGAAAGATGGCAGCCGCCGGGCGTATGATCGGGTGGTGTTTACGATTCCCTCACCCCACATCGCCGCCGCCTGCCCGCAATTGAGTGTTGATGAGCGACGCAAACTGCAGTCGATCGAATACCTGGGCATCGTCTGTGCATCAATGCTGTTAAAGAAACCGATCTCGGAATACTACGTGACGAATATCACCGACACGTGGGTTCCGTTGACGGCCGTGATCGAGATGTCGACCATCGTCGATCCTGCGGAACTCGGTGGCCATTCACTCGTCTACTTGCCAAAGTACCTGGCACCTGGCGATGAGACATTCCACCTCTCCGACGATGCGATCAAAGAGCGATTCCTGTCGACACTTGAGAAGATGTACTCCCATTTCTCACGCGAGGATGTAGTAGCCATGCAGGTTGCTCGTACACGAAACGTGATGGCGATCCCGACGCTCAATTACTCGGAGCGGTTGCCTGGGATGGTGACCAGCGTGCCAGGGATCTTCACGGTCAACTCGTCGCACATTCTCAAAGGCAATCTCAACGTCAACGAGACGATTGAGGTCGCCGAAGACGCCGTTCGCGACGTGCTATTACCTGCCCTGAACGAAGTGTCGAGAGAAACTGCCTCAGCCGAACCCCGCCCTGCCCTTCCCTGTTAG
- a CDS encoding WecB/TagA/CpsF family glycosyltransferase, which yields MIDRGKHNVLGVKINAVDYDAAVTRIIDAARAAKPMAISALAVHGLMTGVLDREHRYRLNHFELIVPDGHPVRWALNWLHGTKLPDRVYGPNLMLEVCRSAAETGVPIFLFGGTEELLADLQHRLLKQFPKLQIAGVRASKFRTLNEQERQELVDEIRQSGAKLAFVGLGCPRQEVFSHEMKGRVSMPLLAVGAAFNFHAGQLAQAPKWMQDRGLEWLFRLWKEPRRLWRRYLYLNPLYLTLLGLQLTGIYRLNPDSTQQPATEICYG from the coding sequence ATGATCGATCGTGGCAAACATAATGTCCTAGGAGTAAAGATCAACGCGGTCGACTACGACGCTGCAGTGACCCGGATCATCGACGCCGCGCGGGCGGCGAAGCCGATGGCCATCTCGGCCCTGGCGGTCCATGGGCTGATGACCGGAGTACTCGACCGCGAGCATCGGTACCGCTTGAATCACTTCGAGTTGATCGTGCCCGACGGCCATCCGGTGCGGTGGGCGCTCAATTGGTTGCATGGCACTAAGTTACCCGATCGGGTGTATGGGCCGAACCTGATGCTCGAAGTCTGCCGCTCGGCCGCTGAAACCGGGGTGCCGATCTTCCTGTTTGGTGGCACCGAAGAGTTGCTTGCCGACCTGCAGCACCGGTTGCTCAAGCAGTTTCCGAAATTGCAGATCGCTGGCGTGCGGGCTTCGAAGTTCCGCACACTAAACGAGCAAGAACGGCAAGAGTTGGTAGACGAAATCCGCCAAAGTGGTGCGAAACTAGCGTTTGTCGGCCTCGGCTGCCCACGCCAGGAGGTGTTCTCGCACGAGATGAAAGGCCGGGTGTCGATGCCGCTGTTGGCTGTCGGTGCGGCGTTCAATTTCCATGCAGGACAACTTGCTCAGGCGCCGAAGTGGATGCAAGATCGGGGGCTCGAATGGCTCTTCCGCTTGTGGAAAGAACCTCGCCGGCTCTGGCGTCGCTATCTCTATCTCAATCCGTTGTATCTAACACTGTTGGGGCTTCAGCTCACCGGGATCTATCGCTTGAATCCCGACTCGACTCAACAACCTGCTACTGAGATTTGTTACGGTTAA
- a CDS encoding glycosyltransferase family 2 protein: MNTYEDSTSATIEDPSIALGSATLERSVTSRSKIVVMLPAYNEAEALPALLNEIEFAFDEAQIPYEVIVVDDGSSDDTALLASQASFHMPVQCITHVQNQGLAGALRTGVAAALAATKPGDVIVTMDADNTQPPGSVERMIQMIREGHDVVIASRYQHGSQIVGVPGYRNFLSFGARALFTVMFPIRGVRDYTCGFRAYRHEILRRADEYYGDQLVSEKGFSCMVDMLLKLHRFKPVVGEVPFILRYDQKGGASKMRVLKTVFQTIHVLIRRRLNLR, encoded by the coding sequence GTGAACACGTACGAAGATTCTACCTCGGCCACGATTGAGGATCCATCAATTGCTCTTGGATCGGCCACCCTTGAGCGTTCCGTAACATCGCGAAGCAAGATCGTAGTGATGCTGCCCGCTTACAACGAAGCGGAAGCACTCCCAGCGTTGTTGAATGAAATCGAGTTTGCATTCGACGAGGCCCAGATTCCCTACGAAGTGATTGTGGTTGACGATGGTAGCTCCGACGACACTGCGTTGTTGGCCAGCCAGGCGTCGTTTCATATGCCGGTGCAGTGCATAACTCACGTGCAAAACCAAGGCCTGGCCGGTGCATTGCGAACCGGGGTGGCTGCCGCGCTGGCGGCGACCAAGCCTGGCGATGTGATCGTGACCATGGATGCCGATAACACGCAACCGCCAGGCAGCGTGGAACGCATGATTCAGATGATTCGCGAAGGGCACGACGTAGTGATCGCTTCGCGATATCAACACGGATCACAGATCGTGGGAGTGCCAGGCTATCGCAACTTCCTTAGTTTCGGCGCACGTGCATTATTCACGGTAATGTTTCCCATTCGCGGCGTACGTGATTACACGTGCGGCTTCCGGGCGTATCGTCACGAAATCCTGCGTCGTGCCGACGAGTACTATGGCGACCAGTTGGTATCCGAAAAGGGCTTTTCGTGCATGGTCGACATGCTCTTGAAACTACATCGTTTCAAACCGGTGGTCGGCGAGGTCCCTTTCATTCTTCGTTACGATCAAAAGGGTGGTGCCAGCAAGATGCGGGTGCTGAAGACCGTTTTTCAAACCATCCACGTTCTCATTCGCCGGCGTTTAAACCTCCGCTAG
- a CDS encoding glycosyltransferase family 2 protein — MPRVSVLMTVFNGMPYLPASVESVLNQSFDDFEFIIVNDGSTDGTADYLASLADPRIHVIYQENGGTAVAANHGLTCCTGQYTARMDSDDVSLPHRLATQVAYLDAHPEVGLVGAQMAPLGQAGVGASLNLPTTHDEVFAAMMDGRHGLAHACILMRTDLLKQIGGYWKVPLQDAWDMMIRMGEVSKLANIDEVLHHYRVHIGSLNGKGMRRMRFSIDYARHLATLRQQGLPLITHEEYAQQRAAIGWMAKMRESIDLHSRCQYRVAIAELYGNRRVRGYLRMAWAAALAPRLTTARIVRMIEERFVKIPHRNKSKRSASTGNPPIARSA; from the coding sequence GTGCCTCGTGTTTCCGTCCTGATGACCGTCTTTAACGGGATGCCGTACTTGCCGGCATCGGTTGAGTCGGTGTTGAATCAATCGTTCGACGATTTTGAATTCATTATCGTCAACGATGGCTCAACCGATGGTACGGCTGACTATCTAGCCAGTCTCGCTGATCCACGCATTCACGTGATCTATCAGGAGAATGGCGGCACTGCTGTTGCGGCGAATCATGGACTGACATGCTGCACCGGTCAGTACACGGCCCGAATGGATTCCGATGATGTCTCGTTGCCGCATCGCCTGGCGACACAAGTTGCCTATCTCGATGCTCATCCTGAGGTCGGATTAGTGGGAGCACAAATGGCACCCCTAGGGCAAGCGGGGGTGGGTGCCAGTCTGAATCTGCCGACGACCCACGACGAGGTGTTTGCCGCCATGATGGATGGCCGGCACGGCTTGGCCCACGCCTGCATTCTGATGCGTACGGATCTCCTGAAACAGATCGGCGGTTACTGGAAAGTACCACTGCAAGATGCATGGGACATGATGATTCGCATGGGCGAGGTCTCGAAGCTTGCGAACATCGACGAAGTGCTTCATCACTACCGAGTGCATATCGGCAGCCTCAATGGTAAAGGGATGCGTCGCATGCGGTTCAGCATCGACTACGCCCGGCACTTGGCGACCCTCCGCCAGCAAGGGCTGCCGCTGATCACACACGAAGAGTACGCCCAGCAACGGGCGGCCATCGGATGGATGGCAAAGATGCGTGAGTCGATCGATTTGCACTCTCGTTGCCAGTACCGTGTGGCAATAGCCGAACTATATGGCAACCGCCGAGTGCGGGGCTACTTGCGCATGGCATGGGCCGCCGCTCTGGCGCCGCGACTTACCACGGCGCGGATCGTTCGCATGATCGAAGAACGCTTTGTGAAGATTCCCCACCGCAACAAGTCGAAGCGATCCGCTTCCACAGGCAACCCACCGATTGCCCGTTCGGCTTAG
- a CDS encoding FAD:protein FMN transferase: MPRLTHSPRNLPTFSHPSFALVLVWGVLLSSAVAHSEEVRLIGRTMGTSYHATVGFDSSLHSEEEVQQVIDDRLAEINALMSTYDPKSELSEFNQSESTDWFDLSPETAKVTAAAIDIAKRSEGSYDPTVGPLVNLWGFGPDGQRKVPPQEEIDAARARVGYEKLEVRLDPPAVRKSLPTVYVDLSSIAKGYASDAVCEVLHDPDKGVGCSYAMVEIGGEIRTLNIRDNKQPWRLGIELPGPDTQISNRIVLIDNGDALATSGDYRNFFESGGTRYSHTIDIKSGTPVTNHLVSVSVRAATCMEADALATAIMTMGFDKGSAWATEQKVAAVLLEHTDAGYREQSTPAWKATEEQESNKANSEEQANSTMLTYFLITLGVFGIAVIAMAVGVIFSNRCVKGTCGGLANMQDGNGKTACELCSNPSPTCSGKPEQEESRVES; the protein is encoded by the coding sequence ATGCCTCGCCTCACTCACTCCCCACGCAATCTTCCCACGTTCTCGCACCCAAGCTTTGCCTTGGTGCTTGTCTGGGGAGTGCTGCTATCAAGTGCTGTCGCGCACAGTGAAGAGGTCCGGCTTATCGGGCGTACGATGGGCACCTCGTACCATGCAACGGTCGGCTTCGACAGTTCGCTGCACTCCGAAGAAGAAGTGCAGCAAGTGATCGACGATCGCCTGGCCGAGATCAACGCGTTGATGTCGACCTACGATCCTAAGTCAGAACTCTCGGAGTTCAACCAATCGGAATCGACGGACTGGTTCGACCTGTCGCCTGAGACGGCCAAGGTAACTGCTGCCGCGATCGATATCGCGAAGCGAAGCGAGGGCTCGTACGACCCTACGGTCGGTCCGCTGGTAAACCTCTGGGGATTTGGTCCCGACGGTCAGCGGAAGGTCCCACCACAGGAAGAAATCGACGCCGCTCGCGCTCGGGTTGGATACGAAAAGCTGGAGGTGCGACTCGATCCCCCCGCGGTTCGCAAGTCGCTGCCCACCGTGTATGTCGACCTGTCGTCGATTGCCAAAGGGTATGCTTCCGATGCGGTCTGCGAAGTGTTGCACGATCCCGATAAGGGAGTTGGCTGCAGCTACGCCATGGTAGAGATCGGTGGCGAGATTCGCACGCTCAACATTCGCGACAACAAGCAGCCATGGCGACTCGGCATCGAACTCCCCGGTCCCGATACTCAGATAAGCAATCGAATCGTGCTCATCGACAATGGGGACGCCCTGGCGACGTCGGGAGACTATCGCAACTTCTTCGAGAGCGGAGGAACGCGATACTCGCATACGATCGACATTAAGTCTGGCACGCCGGTCACCAACCACCTGGTAAGCGTTTCGGTGCGAGCAGCAACGTGCATGGAAGCCGACGCCCTGGCGACCGCGATCATGACCATGGGATTCGACAAAGGGTCGGCCTGGGCCACCGAACAAAAAGTGGCGGCCGTCTTGCTCGAACACACCGACGCTGGTTACCGCGAGCAGTCGACTCCGGCATGGAAAGCGACCGAGGAGCAAGAATCTAACAAAGCCAACTCAGAAGAACAGGCGAACAGCACCATGCTCACTTACTTTCTCATCACCCTCGGCGTATTCGGGATCGCGGTGATCGCGATGGCCGTCGGCGTGATCTTCAGCAATCGTTGCGTGAAGGGCACCTGCGGAGGACTCGCAAACATGCAAGACGGCAACGGCAAAACCGCTTGCGAGCTATGCAGCAATCCCTCGCCCACCTGCAGCGGCAAGCCCGAGCAGGAAGAATCGCGAGTTGAATCTTAG
- a CDS encoding polysaccharide deacetylase family protein — protein MPKPIASLSLDLDNRWAYLRTHGVEGWQSYPSYLPTVCDRIGAVLSEFDLDITLFVVGKDLEDEANREAVAGLAAEGHEIANHSYWHYPWLDQLEPELLEQEIADTEIAIEALTGVRPVGFRAPGFSGSPEVLSVLASRGYRYDASTFPTIIGPLAAWYARLKSFGRHQDGRQRFASLRDGFATLAPHVVSTPAGTLVEVPVTTMPVFRLPIHVTYLMYLHQFSRMAAYAYLRTSISLCRMRGVAPSLLLHPLDFLGGEEEPLLSFFPGMKVDQRSKLSLLRTLFESMQQHFDVGPLARHAATAADALPAEITPVSIADQV, from the coding sequence ATGCCAAAGCCGATTGCTAGTTTATCGCTCGACTTGGATAACCGGTGGGCCTACTTGCGCACGCATGGGGTGGAGGGGTGGCAGAGCTATCCAAGCTACCTGCCTACGGTTTGCGATCGTATTGGTGCGGTGCTCAGCGAGTTCGACCTCGATATCACCCTGTTTGTGGTTGGGAAAGATCTGGAAGACGAAGCCAATCGCGAAGCGGTCGCTGGCTTGGCGGCCGAAGGGCACGAGATCGCGAACCACAGCTACTGGCACTATCCCTGGCTCGATCAGTTGGAGCCCGAATTGCTGGAGCAGGAGATTGCCGACACCGAGATCGCGATCGAAGCATTGACTGGAGTCCGGCCAGTTGGGTTCCGGGCGCCGGGGTTCAGCGGATCTCCCGAAGTGCTCTCGGTGCTCGCATCACGAGGATATCGCTACGATGCCTCGACGTTTCCCACCATTATTGGCCCGCTTGCCGCCTGGTACGCCAGACTGAAATCGTTTGGCCGCCATCAAGATGGTCGGCAACGGTTTGCTTCGCTACGCGACGGCTTTGCGACACTCGCCCCGCATGTGGTAAGCACACCAGCGGGAACGCTGGTCGAAGTGCCGGTGACGACGATGCCGGTGTTTCGATTGCCGATTCACGTGACCTATTTGATGTACTTGCATCAGTTTTCGCGGATGGCAGCGTACGCGTACCTGCGAACTTCGATCTCGCTCTGCCGAATGCGGGGAGTGGCTCCCTCCCTCTTATTGCATCCTCTTGATTTTCTGGGAGGTGAGGAAGAGCCGTTGCTGTCGTTCTTCCCCGGCATGAAGGTCGATCAGCGATCGAAGCTAAGCCTGTTGCGAACACTGTTTGAGAGCATGCAGCAACATTTCGACGTCGGCCCACTCGCCCGGCATGCTGCGACTGCTGCTGATGCATTGCCTGCGGAGATAACTCCCGTCTCGATTGCCGATCAGGTATGA
- a CDS encoding NAD-dependent epimerase/dehydratase family protein, which produces MSVAIITGSAGLIGSEATKFFAAEGFDVVGVDNDMRARFFGAEASTQWNRQRLQAQLGDRYKHEEIDIRDEDAVASLFERYQNDIALVLHTAAQPSHDWAARDPKTDFGVNANGTLNLLEATRQHAPEAVFIFTSTNKVYGDAPNRLPLVEQTTRWEINASHEYVDGIPEDFSIDQSMHSLFGASKVAADVLVQEYGRYFDMRTACFRGGCLTGPSHSGTQLHGFLAYLMKCTVTGTPYTVFGYNGKQVRDNIHSADLISAFYAFFQNPKSAAVYNIGGGRYSNCSMIEAIGLCEQITGRPMDWSYSESNRAGDHIWWISSLARFRADYPDWKLKYDVPEILQEIYDANVERWVEATVV; this is translated from the coding sequence ATGAGTGTCGCAATTATAACTGGCTCGGCCGGATTGATTGGTTCTGAAGCGACCAAGTTCTTTGCTGCCGAAGGTTTCGATGTCGTCGGTGTCGATAACGATATGCGCGCTCGCTTCTTTGGAGCCGAGGCCTCGACTCAGTGGAATCGTCAGCGACTGCAAGCCCAGCTAGGGGATCGTTACAAGCACGAAGAGATTGACATTCGGGACGAAGACGCGGTCGCGTCTCTTTTCGAGCGTTACCAGAACGATATTGCATTGGTGCTGCACACCGCAGCCCAGCCATCGCACGATTGGGCGGCACGCGATCCAAAAACCGACTTCGGTGTGAACGCCAATGGTACGTTGAATCTTTTGGAAGCAACTCGGCAGCATGCTCCCGAAGCGGTGTTCATCTTCACTTCCACCAACAAGGTGTATGGCGACGCCCCGAATCGCTTGCCGCTTGTCGAGCAGACCACTCGGTGGGAGATTAATGCATCGCATGAGTACGTCGATGGCATTCCCGAAGACTTCTCCATCGATCAATCGATGCACAGTTTGTTTGGGGCTTCGAAGGTGGCTGCAGATGTTCTCGTTCAAGAGTACGGCCGCTACTTTGACATGCGAACCGCCTGCTTCCGTGGTGGTTGCTTGACTGGCCCCAGTCACTCTGGCACACAGCTGCACGGATTTCTTGCGTACTTGATGAAGTGCACCGTGACTGGCACCCCTTACACCGTGTTTGGGTACAACGGCAAGCAAGTGCGCGACAACATTCACAGCGCCGATTTGATTTCAGCCTTCTATGCCTTCTTCCAGAATCCGAAGAGCGCGGCCGTCTACAACATTGGTGGAGGTCGCTACAGCAATTGTTCGATGATAGAAGCGATTGGCCTGTGCGAGCAAATCACTGGCCGCCCAATGGACTGGAGTTACAGCGAATCGAACCGGGCGGGGGATCATATCTGGTGGATCAGTAGCCTGGCTCGCTTCCGAGCAGACTATCCCGACTGGAAGTTGAAGTACGACGTGCCTGAAATCTTGCAAGAGATCTACGACGCCAACGTGGAACGTTGGGTGGAGGCGACTGTCGTATGA